A genomic stretch from Schaalia odontolytica includes:
- a CDS encoding AAA family ATPase: MPNYLTNEELAHAKGLLDRMNTIFQHTVVGQEGLRRALTAALLAGGHVLVESVPGLAKTTASQTLAAAVSGTFRRIQCTPDLMPNDIVGSQIWNQERGEMVTQLGPVHANMVLMDEINRSSAKTQSAMLEAMQERQTTIGGVNHKLPSPFMVMATQNPIEEEGTYVLPEAQMDRFLLKEVITYPTPVEELEVLTRIDNGQIKARSSAAPITLEDVRTLQEACRRVFVHETLKAYIVDIVNTTRGAGPNPLPGWSNHVRVGASPRGGIALMQISQAIALMSGRNHVMPDDIKEMRYGILRHRIIRTFDALADNVSIEGLIDAVFNAVPVP; this comes from the coding sequence GTATGAATACTATTTTTCAGCACACCGTCGTCGGCCAGGAGGGCCTGCGCCGCGCGCTGACGGCCGCGCTGCTCGCTGGCGGCCACGTGCTCGTCGAATCCGTTCCTGGCCTCGCTAAGACGACGGCCTCGCAGACCCTCGCGGCGGCGGTGTCCGGCACCTTCCGACGCATCCAGTGCACCCCTGACCTCATGCCGAACGACATCGTCGGCTCGCAGATCTGGAACCAGGAACGTGGTGAGATGGTCACCCAGCTGGGTCCCGTCCACGCGAACATGGTCCTCATGGACGAGATCAACCGTTCGTCGGCGAAGACGCAATCGGCCATGCTCGAGGCCATGCAGGAGCGCCAGACCACTATCGGTGGCGTCAACCACAAGCTACCCAGCCCCTTCATGGTCATGGCCACGCAGAACCCCATCGAAGAGGAGGGCACCTACGTGCTGCCCGAGGCGCAGATGGACCGTTTCCTTCTCAAGGAGGTCATTACCTACCCGACGCCCGTCGAGGAGCTAGAGGTTTTGACGCGCATCGATAACGGCCAGATCAAGGCGCGATCGTCGGCCGCTCCGATCACCCTCGAAGACGTGCGCACCCTGCAGGAAGCCTGCCGGCGCGTGTTTGTCCACGAGACCCTCAAGGCGTACATCGTTGACATCGTGAACACGACCCGCGGTGCCGGCCCCAACCCGCTGCCGGGGTGGAGCAACCACGTGCGCGTCGGTGCCTCCCCGCGTGGTGGCATCGCCCTCATGCAGATCTCTCAGGCCATCGCCCTCATGTCGGGTCGCAACCACGTGATGCCCGATGACATTAAGGAAATGCGTTACGGCATCTTGCGTCACCGCATCATTCGCACTTTCGATGCTCTTGCCGACAACGTCTCCATCGAGGGTCTCATCGACGCCGTGTTCAACGCGGTGCCTGTTCCGTAA
- a CDS encoding DUF58 domain-containing protein, whose amino-acid sequence MPVRSREIHSLSSRIQLPILRKLLSIMDGQHSALRQGRGWEFLDLAPYQAGDDVRSIDWPATVRTGSPIIKRREATANLQVMLVVDTGREMGALAPSGETKEEVALAACEAIAWLSVARGDQIGLVAGDSERVRFLPARSGNAHAETVLRRIEEDITLSSPHSDVPKLLARARTVIQRRSLIVIVTDATQPEPTRVADDLIKSLSVRHRVIQVSVADMNPADIDQDKTVIDVNEGPLPDFLRRDEQLAHDASMVVEQRRAAVAKMLDMRGVIQVSVSSSEGVPRALLRALQRSGSRR is encoded by the coding sequence ATGCCTGTACGCTCGCGCGAAATCCACTCGCTCTCGTCGCGCATCCAGCTGCCCATCTTGCGCAAGCTGCTGTCCATCATGGACGGTCAGCACTCCGCGCTGCGGCAGGGGCGCGGATGGGAGTTCCTGGACTTGGCTCCCTATCAGGCGGGCGACGACGTGCGTTCCATCGACTGGCCGGCAACCGTCCGCACGGGGTCGCCGATCATTAAGCGGCGCGAGGCGACGGCGAACCTGCAGGTCATGCTCGTCGTCGACACCGGTCGCGAGATGGGTGCGCTTGCTCCTTCCGGGGAAACTAAGGAAGAGGTTGCCCTGGCGGCATGCGAGGCGATTGCGTGGCTGAGTGTCGCTCGCGGAGACCAGATCGGTCTCGTCGCCGGAGACTCCGAGCGCGTGCGCTTCTTGCCCGCCCGATCGGGTAACGCTCACGCCGAGACCGTGCTGCGCCGGATCGAGGAGGACATCACCCTGTCCTCGCCCCACTCGGACGTTCCCAAGCTCCTCGCGCGCGCCCGCACCGTCATCCAGCGGCGAAGCCTCATCGTGATCGTCACGGATGCGACGCAGCCCGAGCCCACACGAGTCGCTGACGACCTCATCAAGTCGCTGTCGGTGCGCCATCGGGTCATTCAGGTGTCGGTGGCCGACATGAATCCGGCAGATATTGACCAGGATAAAACCGTCATCGATGTTAACGAGGGGCCCCTCCCCGACTTTTTGCGCAGGGATGAGCAGTTGGCGCACGACGCGAGCATGGTTGTTGAGCAACGTCGTGCGGCCGTCGCCAAAATGCTTGACATGCGCGGTGTTATCCAGGTGAGCGTGTCCTCTTCGGAGGGGGTTCCGCGGGCTCTCTTAAGGGCGCTGCAGCGCTCGGGAAGCCGCAGATAA
- a CDS encoding SpaH/EbpB family LPXTG-anchored major pilin yields the protein MSRKYAPLGRRMIATAGALTLAVAGVVASGAATFAEDPAYGTINQDATGSIIVHKHLKNASGTMGKVDGTADAEGDGIDGVTFKAYKVSGLNLSKPADWDKLATLVDKIPSNACADPAHPTLGDNAPAVDTQAAATGTTADGGETTLAGLPVAAYLVCETEAPADVVEKAKPFVVTIPFPNTTNGGDGKWLYDVHAYPKNQKIEIDKTISDQRKNGVGLGSRVQFPVSTTIPSLDADTNFTYFYIRDRLDDRLADGKVDKITLGADTLVENTDYVQSNTGGLVLVSFQRAGLAKLKANPGKKVEAIFSGKVTSIGDGTIKNQAQLIQDTNYGAIPPNEPPSTPPTEPNDPPTSPEVSTDWGNAHLLKFDANSAPAETGIQGAKFKVYDAAEPYAADCSAATKTGEPITVNNKTEFVSDANGLVTIDGLYVGDSVGSAGAGSQDARTRCYVVEEVEAPAGYVLPQKTTTGISVSKGVLAAITYSAEIPNNKQPVPQLPLTGANGQLLMTIGGLSLGLIAVGSTMVIRSRKRSEA from the coding sequence GTGAGCAGGAAGTACGCGCCCCTCGGGCGGCGAATGATCGCCACCGCGGGTGCTCTTACCCTCGCAGTCGCCGGCGTCGTCGCGTCCGGTGCTGCCACCTTCGCTGAGGACCCGGCCTACGGCACGATCAACCAGGATGCAACCGGTTCGATCATCGTCCACAAGCACCTGAAGAACGCCTCGGGAACCATGGGCAAGGTTGACGGCACCGCCGACGCTGAAGGCGACGGCATTGATGGTGTCACCTTCAAGGCCTACAAGGTTTCCGGGCTGAACCTTTCCAAGCCCGCCGACTGGGACAAGCTGGCCACCCTGGTTGACAAGATTCCGTCCAACGCCTGCGCGGATCCCGCCCACCCGACCCTGGGCGACAATGCGCCCGCCGTCGATACTCAGGCTGCGGCAACGGGCACGACCGCGGACGGCGGCGAGACCACCCTGGCCGGCCTGCCTGTCGCCGCATACCTGGTCTGTGAGACCGAGGCGCCCGCCGACGTGGTTGAGAAGGCCAAGCCCTTCGTCGTCACGATCCCCTTCCCCAACACCACCAACGGTGGTGACGGCAAGTGGCTCTACGACGTGCACGCCTACCCCAAGAACCAGAAGATCGAGATCGACAAGACCATCTCCGATCAGAGGAAGAACGGTGTGGGCCTCGGCTCGCGCGTGCAGTTCCCCGTCTCCACGACGATCCCGAGCCTCGACGCTGACACGAACTTCACCTACTTCTACATCCGCGACCGCCTGGATGATCGCCTCGCCGACGGCAAGGTCGACAAGATCACCCTGGGCGCGGACACGCTGGTCGAGAACACCGACTACGTGCAGTCCAACACGGGCGGCCTCGTCCTCGTCTCCTTCCAGCGCGCCGGCCTGGCCAAGCTGAAGGCGAACCCCGGCAAGAAGGTCGAGGCGATCTTCTCCGGCAAGGTGACTTCGATTGGCGACGGCACCATTAAGAACCAGGCTCAGCTGATCCAGGACACCAACTACGGCGCCATTCCTCCGAACGAGCCCCCGTCGACTCCTCCGACCGAGCCCAACGATCCGCCTACCTCCCCCGAGGTCTCCACGGACTGGGGTAACGCGCACCTGCTGAAGTTTGATGCGAACTCCGCCCCCGCCGAGACCGGCATCCAGGGTGCGAAGTTCAAGGTCTACGACGCCGCCGAGCCCTACGCGGCCGACTGCTCTGCCGCCACCAAGACCGGCGAGCCGATCACGGTGAACAACAAGACCGAGTTCGTCTCCGACGCCAACGGCCTGGTGACGATCGACGGCCTGTACGTCGGCGACTCCGTCGGCTCTGCCGGAGCTGGCTCGCAGGACGCGCGCACGCGCTGCTACGTCGTCGAGGAGGTCGAGGCCCCCGCAGGCTACGTCCTGCCGCAGAAGACCACGACCGGTATCTCGGTCTCCAAGGGTGTCCTCGCCGCTATCACGTACAGCGCTGAGATCCCCAACAACAAGCAGCCTGTTCCCCAGCTGCCCCTCACGGGTGCCAACGGCCAGCTGCTCATGACCATCGGTGGCCTCTCCCTGGGACTCATCGCCGTTGGTTCCACCATGGTTATCCGCTCGCGTAAGCGCAGCGAAGCCTGA
- a CDS encoding CshA/CshB family fibrillar adhesin-related protein, which translates to MTQLARTQRRARRLSRFAVAFAVSAALTAAPILPNVAQPAQAAAEGVPAGSLPATFATGGMGRFKDSIQWLQWADYDKDFKGKDKPNVPVLGVGEGPKEFINHRDLGDAGSLVTTCTLANLTHDTPAPGTPKAQTEGPLVATIPGAWAGDALDNLYNVGGPGMWNDGSEVWHTGLTYPKDYVNKNQMVIGLANGYAYNGGNAWDGKPWDQSTDHRPTGFNARVSVDYSCKAEIYGSDGTITNVPIQGLVFADAEASSKRYKIKSWATNERQDEWVQATVKKTDGNRPPRWRVLDTIRSRTCISKNTGKQVTTDGIVSDGGRTLRLMPSDEECVYQSGGTYSKPNGYGGPDAVMFMEGATSATVTMQGAGYSAVALGLVVATDYGDAPDSYGIASSVFQPTWEGGEVRSTTDLFQVSPQARMNMDRVSPRLGAYIDAEPNQPFSTDALGDDSDDEKNDEDSVTLPADGIRTQPGATYNLAPTCAGTGKVAGWIDWNHNGTFDAGEKSNEAPCASGKAQLSWTVPADVVRSVDGEDGSGSATYMRLRITADKNGNGQKPVGGTATGEVEDYRVAVRVPTLQLVKNVDNKYATAEVAGLGADQWTLTGGAGAYTATGNGTTGGPTVVRTGNNDLSETTANPAGAGYEMGQWSCQEAPGTVGENYSSSLNGVTTDGRAQLQVRGTDRVLCTITNTSKPGSLTWNKVDSDGITPLAGTTWTLTGPSVPSNATVEDCTAGPCPTQPYKDQDPAPGSFAIKDLKWGTYAVRETTAPVGYQVNLQAHTFPQIAPASLEATLNAAIVNERKTGSLTWKKVDASNTATALEGSEWTISGGTLPGAVTITDCKAASAAQCPKTPGSPYYDSDPAAGSFTVTGLAWSDTPYALTEKKAPAGYRLDATPRPFTIGKDALDYAFAPITNNKQSVPAIPLTGGFGADAYVIGGIVAGLGAAGAAAAIRRRKARKA; encoded by the coding sequence GTGACCCAGCTCGCCCGAACACAGCGCCGCGCCAGGCGGCTCTCACGCTTCGCGGTCGCGTTCGCGGTCAGCGCGGCCCTCACCGCCGCGCCGATCCTGCCCAACGTAGCCCAGCCTGCCCAGGCTGCGGCCGAGGGGGTGCCCGCCGGTTCTCTGCCCGCGACCTTCGCCACGGGAGGCATGGGACGCTTCAAGGACTCCATCCAGTGGCTCCAGTGGGCCGACTACGACAAGGACTTCAAGGGCAAAGACAAGCCCAACGTCCCCGTCCTCGGCGTGGGCGAGGGGCCGAAGGAGTTCATCAACCACCGCGACCTGGGCGACGCGGGCTCCCTGGTGACCACCTGCACCCTGGCCAACCTCACCCATGACACTCCCGCCCCCGGCACCCCGAAGGCGCAGACCGAGGGCCCCCTCGTCGCCACCATCCCGGGCGCCTGGGCGGGCGACGCCCTGGACAACCTCTACAACGTCGGCGGACCCGGCATGTGGAATGACGGCTCCGAGGTGTGGCACACCGGGCTGACCTACCCCAAGGACTACGTCAACAAGAACCAGATGGTGATCGGCCTGGCCAACGGCTACGCCTACAACGGAGGCAACGCCTGGGACGGCAAGCCCTGGGACCAGAGCACGGACCACCGCCCCACCGGCTTCAACGCCCGCGTGAGCGTCGACTACAGCTGCAAGGCCGAGATCTACGGCAGCGACGGCACGATCACCAACGTCCCCATCCAGGGCCTCGTCTTCGCCGACGCCGAGGCGTCATCCAAGCGCTACAAGATCAAGAGCTGGGCCACCAACGAGCGGCAGGACGAGTGGGTCCAGGCCACCGTGAAGAAGACCGACGGCAACAGGCCCCCGCGCTGGAGGGTCCTCGACACCATCCGCTCGCGCACCTGCATCAGCAAGAACACCGGCAAGCAGGTCACCACCGACGGCATCGTCTCCGATGGTGGGCGCACCCTGCGCCTCATGCCCTCCGACGAGGAGTGCGTCTACCAGTCGGGCGGCACCTACTCCAAGCCCAACGGCTACGGAGGCCCCGACGCCGTCATGTTCATGGAGGGCGCCACCTCCGCCACCGTCACCATGCAGGGCGCGGGCTACTCCGCCGTCGCCCTCGGCCTCGTGGTCGCCACCGACTACGGCGACGCCCCCGACTCCTACGGCATCGCCTCCTCCGTCTTCCAGCCCACCTGGGAGGGTGGCGAGGTGCGCTCGACCACCGATCTCTTCCAGGTCTCCCCCCAGGCCCGAATGAACATGGACAGGGTCTCCCCCCGCCTCGGCGCCTACATTGATGCCGAGCCCAACCAACCCTTCAGCACCGACGCCCTCGGCGACGACTCAGACGATGAGAAGAACGACGAGGACTCCGTGACCCTGCCCGCCGACGGGATCCGCACCCAGCCCGGCGCCACCTACAACCTGGCCCCCACGTGCGCGGGCACGGGCAAGGTCGCCGGCTGGATCGACTGGAACCACAACGGCACCTTCGACGCCGGCGAGAAGTCCAACGAGGCCCCCTGCGCCTCCGGCAAGGCGCAACTGTCGTGGACGGTCCCCGCCGACGTCGTGCGCTCCGTCGACGGCGAGGACGGAAGCGGCAGCGCCACCTACATGCGCCTGCGCATCACCGCCGACAAGAACGGCAACGGCCAAAAGCCCGTCGGCGGCACCGCCACCGGCGAGGTCGAAGACTACCGCGTCGCCGTGCGAGTTCCCACCCTGCAGCTGGTCAAGAACGTCGACAACAAGTACGCCACCGCCGAGGTCGCGGGCCTGGGTGCCGACCAGTGGACACTCACCGGCGGCGCGGGTGCCTACACCGCCACCGGCAACGGCACCACGGGAGGCCCCACCGTCGTGCGCACCGGCAACAACGACCTCTCCGAGACCACCGCCAACCCCGCCGGCGCGGGATACGAGATGGGCCAGTGGAGCTGCCAGGAGGCCCCCGGAACCGTGGGCGAAAACTACTCCTCCTCCCTGAACGGCGTCACGACGGACGGACGGGCGCAGCTCCAGGTGCGCGGCACCGACCGCGTCCTGTGCACGATCACCAACACCTCCAAGCCGGGCTCCCTGACCTGGAACAAGGTCGACTCCGACGGAATCACGCCCCTGGCGGGCACCACCTGGACCCTGACCGGGCCGAGTGTGCCCAGTAACGCCACGGTCGAGGACTGCACCGCCGGCCCGTGCCCCACCCAGCCCTACAAGGACCAGGACCCGGCCCCCGGATCCTTCGCGATCAAGGACCTCAAGTGGGGGACCTACGCCGTGCGCGAGACCACCGCCCCCGTCGGCTACCAGGTGAACCTGCAGGCACACACCTTCCCGCAGATCGCCCCCGCCTCCCTCGAGGCAACCCTGAATGCCGCCATCGTCAACGAACGCAAGACCGGATCACTCACCTGGAAGAAGGTCGACGCATCGAATACGGCCACCGCGCTGGAAGGCTCGGAGTGGACGATCAGTGGTGGAACCCTGCCGGGCGCCGTCACCATCACCGACTGCAAGGCCGCCTCCGCCGCCCAATGCCCCAAGACCCCGGGCTCCCCCTACTACGACTCCGACCCCGCCGCGGGCTCCTTCACGGTGACCGGTCTGGCGTGGAGCGATACACCCTACGCCCTGACGGAAAAGAAGGCCCCGGCCGGCTACCGCCTCGACGCGACGCCGCGCCCCTTCACCATCGGCAAGGACGCGCTCGACTACGCTTTCGCGCCGATCACCAACAACAAGCAGAGCGTCCCCGCGATCCCGCTCACCGGTGGATTCGGTGCTGATGCCTACGTCATCGGCGGCATCGTCGCTGGCCTTGGCGCCGCCGGCGCAGCCGCAGCCATCAGGCGTCGCAAGGCCCGCAAGGCATGA
- a CDS encoding class C sortase, with amino-acid sequence MTTAPDSVQASPDASATSPTVPRDVRRWRFSAISLIPSLLALAGLLLFLYPSVSAWIVQYNQSQIISHYADSVRDADPSAQEQLSLAHRYNDALSSGAVLQANSNVPTGDGTSGDASLDYNTILSVDSSGLMGRLKVPAADIDLPIYHGTDDETLLRGLGHLEGTSLPVGGLSQRSVVTGHRGLAEARMFTDLDKVQVGDTFTFEVFGEVLTYRVFDKKVVEPDETEALRSEPGRDLATLVTCTPLGINTHRILITGERVYPTPQRDIDAAGATPDIPGFPWWAVGLLAGISLIGLYIWRSGYPPRPKKRPNTEQVREDSAD; translated from the coding sequence ATGACTACCGCTCCCGACAGCGTGCAGGCAAGCCCCGACGCCTCCGCAACCTCACCGACCGTTCCTCGCGACGTGCGACGGTGGAGGTTCTCTGCGATCTCCCTGATCCCCTCCCTCCTTGCCCTGGCGGGACTGCTCCTATTCCTCTACCCGTCGGTCTCGGCGTGGATCGTTCAATACAACCAATCCCAGATCATCTCCCATTACGCGGACTCCGTGAGGGACGCCGATCCCTCCGCCCAGGAACAGCTTTCCCTCGCCCACCGCTACAACGACGCCCTGAGTTCGGGAGCCGTCCTCCAGGCCAATTCCAACGTGCCCACTGGTGACGGCACCTCGGGGGACGCCAGCCTGGACTACAACACGATCCTTTCCGTTGACTCTTCCGGACTCATGGGCAGGCTCAAGGTTCCCGCCGCCGACATCGACCTGCCCATCTACCACGGCACCGACGACGAGACGCTCCTGCGCGGCCTCGGACACCTGGAGGGAACCTCGCTCCCCGTCGGAGGGCTCTCTCAGCGCTCCGTCGTCACCGGACACCGTGGGCTGGCCGAGGCGCGCATGTTCACAGACCTCGACAAGGTACAGGTCGGAGACACCTTCACCTTCGAAGTGTTTGGTGAGGTCCTCACCTACAGGGTTTTCGACAAGAAGGTCGTCGAACCCGACGAGACCGAAGCCCTGCGTTCCGAACCCGGCCGAGACCTCGCCACGCTCGTGACCTGCACGCCCCTGGGTATCAACACTCACCGCATCCTTATCACCGGCGAGCGCGTCTACCCCACACCCCAGCGCGACATCGACGCTGCCGGCGCCACCCCCGACATCCCCGGCTTCCCGTGGTGGGCCGTCGGCCTCCTGGCGGGAATCTCATTGATCGGTCTGTACATCTGGCGCTCCGGTTACCCTCCGCGCCCGAAGAAGCGCCCAAACACTGAACAAGTGAGAGAAGATTCCGCCGATTAG
- a CDS encoding vWA domain-containing protein has protein sequence MIFRPVVHPVLLVLIVLVAAVLVFLSAKRAARKRVTDIVRRSFIVLVVIIMGSGPSIPGEALEVSSSLEVYLVIDRTGSMAAEDWDGSKPRIDGVRNDVALLMNSLAGSRFSILTWDSTVHTDMPLTTDASAVASYMESFNRELSASSQGSSLNRPAADLAALLAKNKERHPQNLRAVFVFSDGETSNQDHWTSAQTGTEEDWDRVKEYVDGGLIVGYGTAEGGPMKVLRLGSSDAQSGTDDGYIHDLSQPGHPVAISKIDEAALQSVASRIGLDYVHSPDKSAIESHARSILDSATEIAEQRNTKDTYRYIIWPFALLLGGLLAWEGATLALRAQQLRNSHAL, from the coding sequence ATGATATTTCGTCCCGTCGTCCACCCGGTGCTCCTAGTCCTCATCGTGCTCGTGGCAGCGGTCCTCGTGTTCCTCTCGGCGAAGCGCGCCGCGCGCAAGCGCGTCACGGACATCGTCCGTCGTTCGTTCATTGTCCTGGTCGTCATCATCATGGGTTCTGGGCCTTCGATCCCCGGCGAGGCCCTCGAGGTCTCCTCGTCTCTCGAGGTCTACCTCGTCATCGACCGTACTGGCTCCATGGCCGCGGAGGACTGGGACGGATCCAAGCCGCGCATCGACGGCGTGCGCAACGACGTTGCGCTCCTCATGAACTCCCTGGCGGGCTCTCGATTCTCGATCCTCACGTGGGACTCCACGGTGCACACGGACATGCCGCTGACGACCGACGCCTCCGCCGTCGCCTCGTACATGGAGAGCTTCAACCGAGAGCTGTCCGCGTCGTCTCAGGGGTCCTCGTTGAACCGACCGGCGGCGGACCTGGCGGCCCTCCTCGCAAAGAACAAGGAACGTCACCCTCAGAACCTCCGCGCGGTATTCGTCTTCTCCGACGGTGAGACCTCGAACCAGGACCACTGGACCTCCGCGCAGACCGGGACCGAGGAGGACTGGGATCGCGTCAAGGAGTATGTCGACGGCGGCCTCATCGTCGGATATGGCACCGCGGAGGGTGGCCCCATGAAGGTGCTGCGCCTGGGCAGTAGCGATGCTCAGAGCGGTACCGATGACGGCTACATTCACGACCTCTCCCAGCCCGGCCACCCGGTTGCCATCTCGAAGATCGACGAGGCGGCCCTCCAGTCGGTCGCATCGCGCATCGGCCTCGACTACGTGCACTCGCCGGATAAGTCGGCGATCGAATCCCACGCGCGCTCCATCTTGGATAGCGCGACCGAGATTGCCGAACAGCGCAACACGAAAGACACGTACCGCTACATCATCTGGCCGTTTGCGCTCCTCCTTGGGGGACTCCTCGCGTGGGAGGGTGCCACCCTGGCGCTGCGCGCTCAACAGCTGAGGAATTCCCATGCCCTCTAA